Within Vigna unguiculata cultivar IT97K-499-35 chromosome 2, ASM411807v1, whole genome shotgun sequence, the genomic segment CCCAAGATCGCGTCTTCAACTTCGCCGCCGGCCCCGCCACCCTCCCGGAAAAGGTTCTCCTCCGTGCCCAATCCGAGCTCTACAACTGGGGCGGATCCGGCATGAGCGTCATGGAAATGAGCCACCGCGGCAAGGAGTTTCTCTCCATAATCCAAAAGGCCGAATCGGATCTCCGCACCCTCCTCCAGATCCCGCCGGAGTATTCCGTCCTCTTCCTCCAGGGCGGCGCCACAACCCAGTTCGCCGCCGTGCCGCTCAACCTCTGCTCCCCTGACGACGCCGTCGACTTCATCGTCACCGGCTCCTGGGGCGACAAGGCCGCCAAGGAGGCGCAGAAATACTGCAAACCCAACGTGATCTGGTCTGGGAAATCCGAAAAGTACACAAAGGTCCCGTCTTTTGGCGATTTGAAGCAGAATCCGGGTGCCAGGTATTTGCATATATGTGCCAATGAGACTATTCACGGGGTTGAGTATAAGGAGTACCCTGTTTCTCAGAGTGGTGTTCTGGTTGCTGATATGTCTTCAAATTTCTGCTCCAAGCCCGTGGATGTGTCAAAGTTCGGAGTTATCTATGCCGGCGTGCAGAAAAATGTGGGGCCCTCTGGTGTCACCATTGTGATCATCAAGAAGGACCTCATTGGGAATGCTCAGGGTCTCACTCCGGTGATGCTTGATTACAAGATCCAAGATGATAACAATTCACTCTACAACACCCCTCCCTGTTACGGGATCTACATGTGTGGGTTGGTGTTTGAGCATTTGTTGGAGCTAGGGGGGTTGGTGGAGGTTGAGAAGAACAATAAGAAGAAGGCTGAGATTCTGTATAACACAATCGATGAGAGCAAAGGGTTCTATAGGTGCCCTGTTGAGAAATCTGTGAGATCATTGATGAATGTGCCATTCACTTTGGAGAAATCAGAGTTGGAAGCTGTGTTCGTCAAGGAGGCTGCAAAGGAGAAGATGGTTGAGCTGAAGGGACACAGATCAGTGGGAGGAATAAGGGCTTCCATTTACAACGCCATGCCCTTGGCTGGTGTTGAGAAGTTGGTAGCTTTCATGAAGGATTTTCAGGCCAGGCATGCTTGAAGGAATTGCTTAATCCTACAAACTATTGCATCCAAGTTTTGGGTGTGTTGCTCtgaattttagtttttgtgCACTAGCTATTATGCTAAGTATTTGTCTGGTATACGCAGAAAGGGTCGAATATGTTGTCAGGTTTTTGCTCTCTGTAGGTAGGTACCTTAGTTGTCTCTTCTTTCACTTTCTTCTGCCATGTTTGATATTCAAATTTGTGTCGGCTAAGTAGTGTTTTCATTGCAGTTTATCGTTGTTTACTTCTTAATAAAATCAAAGAGGTGAATGAAAATTGAAACCTGTATTGAACTGATAAGGTAAATCCCATGATTTAGTGCTACAAAGGTTGATGGAAGGAAAAGTTGTTGTCTGGATGTAGTGTTTGTAACTTGTATTGCAGGCATTGAATTTGAATGAATCAGAATTTTCAATAGgcttttttaaattctattcTGTAATAAGTTTTGAATTGTGTTTGTTGTTTGATTTTATCGTTTTAGTGAAAAGATTCGAATTCCCAACTTTTGAAGTGTGTTTTTGCTGCTACTTCACGCAATCAAGTGAGGGAACCGAAgttctatatttattaaaatgaaagatCTAAAAATGGAAAAGCTTAAAAGAACACTACTTTTTGTGGTAAAAATCAAGGGTCTGAGAAAAACCGGACCGGATTTGACTCTTCAAACTCATGAAATTATACCGAATCAGTGAAAAACTGGTTTATCtaaatatatgatttaaaaactttacttATAGAATTATTTAAGTCGTCTTTGTTaggttttattttacttttagcatcataaaatcagtttttatcttatatacttttcaattattaaagtaatttttcatttatcgAAAATAACTCCGGTTTGAGCCATTGATGGacataagattataaaatattggGAAAAACACAATTGTAGCGAAGATACTTCAATCACCTAtgcaaattatttaaatcaaatcctaagttaaattaaaaataatactaaagaaaataataccAGAAATAAGCCCGCAATGTTTGGTGTAATATCTCACTGTTTCATTTCTTCTCGCTCTTAATTATAAGCACCTAAACATTTATCCTTTGTTCCCATGCCTCTAACCATCCAGAAGGatggaaaatgaaattaaaggaagaaaaatattaaataataatcaattacttcaaacaattatttctactaaatatatttttagtttttatatttatatatgaaattaaaattcgtttattttttctcaaaattcatATAAACAACTATTTTTATCAAGAATATCTCTAGttcttatatttaatatgaaattagaatttgttctttattctcaaaattcatataagatttatttttatatttattaatgcATAGAATACGTTTTTCAGCATCGagagaacaaaaaatataaaaaatttaaattacatatataagtCACGTGATGTTTTAACATGTCAATCCATTAATCATGATCGTCAGTTACGTCAACTAGAGGTTAATAATGTCTATTATAGAAGACGAATCGAATTTCatatattactaaaattaagagacacattttatatcaattttaaaagatgGACAAATTCTAATTTCTCATATAAGTATacagacaaaaaatatatttaactttattaattaatattaaaattttaatatttttctaaaattaatataagtgGGTTGAATCAAGTATTTACTGAAAGATCACCTAttctctaaatttaaaaaaataaaatttattttaaattaatatcttactatataattaatatatcacAAAATCTATGTGATAAATTCACTAATTTTCTATTAGtgtagattaaaataaaaataatatatatcaaagtaaaatcaagtagttattaaattatttagataatttataattaaattataaataaaagttaattaacatGAATCAAAGACACTATCAATATTTGTCATCTAATTTTGtgacaaaatagaaaaataaaacaaaatgaataaataatatagtaatttaaatttgggttaaatatgtttaattttaaaattaatttaaattactataaaattaaattaaattaaaaataataaataattcaaacaactatttttgctaattatatttttagtttttgtatttatatatgaaattgaaaTCCGTCTCTCTTTCTCAACGTTCATATAAAATTCGTCGATATACTTTAGTAGTATATGGAATACGTCttccaaaaccaaaataattttttattttttttaaattacatatgtCAGCTACATGGCAATCACATGTTCTAACATGTTAATCCAAACAATAAAGTCGTCTAATTTGAAAGACGACTTTCATACATTACTAGAATATAAagacaaattttatttgaacttttaaatagataaattcCAATTTCACATATAAATTCAAAagctaaaaacatacttaaccctattAATAATCTACTTTTCACATGCTTTCATACGTCCTCTCAAAACCTACAAATTTCACAAGTATGTCATTTAACAAGATCTCTCAAAACCATGTACATTAACAACTTCACaacaatgatttttaattaagattttcaGCTAACAACAATTTTCATTTGTAATAAATACAGTAAACTCATTAAACAATTTCAACTTTCATAAACTCTATATGATTTTGAATATACTCATTTATTAACTTATGCATAGTTCTCAACCCAAAACATCACATATActacaattaaattataaaataaaactaatttatcttACCTTGATCTTCTTGATGTTCTAAGTAACTAACTCTAAAGGAAGAATGAGTTAAAAGGATCAAATAATCTTAACTTCGAACTCCAATAACTAACATTTAAAAACTCAATTTCTTCAAATTTCCAACAAAACTCTTCAACAATACATGACATAAAGAGAAACAAGagcaaaatagaaaaaaaaaaaaggaagaagtttataaatttagtttttttttaggcATTTTCTTCctctatatttataaatttgatcCTACATTActctaaacaaaattaaattgacttttgcccttttaaaattatgtaatttggaattaaaatttttaacttccTAATCGTATATTCTAAAAGCAATCTTTTTTACAACAAATATTGGATTcacaataagaaaataaataacttctcaattatgtattgaattgtaaaatctaaaattcattttttacaattatatgtCCTcccattttgttt encodes:
- the LOC114173808 gene encoding phosphoserine aminotransferase 1, chloroplastic-like encodes the protein MSMATSPHTALFQNRTTPFRLSSPRPTFFKPTSIKCATQLHTQPPPLTHAQDRVFNFAAGPATLPEKVLLRAQSELYNWGGSGMSVMEMSHRGKEFLSIIQKAESDLRTLLQIPPEYSVLFLQGGATTQFAAVPLNLCSPDDAVDFIVTGSWGDKAAKEAQKYCKPNVIWSGKSEKYTKVPSFGDLKQNPGARYLHICANETIHGVEYKEYPVSQSGVLVADMSSNFCSKPVDVSKFGVIYAGVQKNVGPSGVTIVIIKKDLIGNAQGLTPVMLDYKIQDDNNSLYNTPPCYGIYMCGLVFEHLLELGGLVEVEKNNKKKAEILYNTIDESKGFYRCPVEKSVRSLMNVPFTLEKSELEAVFVKEAAKEKMVELKGHRSVGGIRASIYNAMPLAGVEKLVAFMKDFQARHA